Part of the Roseobacter litoralis Och 149 genome, TGCGGGACCTTGGCGATATGCCAGAGGGATATCCGGTTGTCGCAGGCTCCATCGGGCCGAGCCATGGGTTCGTGCATGTGGTCGATATCGCAGAGCCAGTGGAGATCTTTGGCCTGAGCGTTGCGGACGGCGATCTGGTGCATGCGGATCGTCATGGCGCGCTTGTCATCCCGCCGGATGTGATCCCTGATCTGGCAGGGGCGATTGCCACGCTCATGCGCTCCGAGCGGATCATATTCGACGCGGTGAAAGGCAGACGCTTGAGTTTTGAGGACTTCGAAGATGTCTGGGCCGCGTTCGAGGCCGCACGAACCTAATCTGGTCCTAATCCATTTTGCCATCCGGCGTGGGCGCGCCCCCCTGAAAATTATTGCCATTCACGTAATCACAAGGCGCTTCACGCATCTCAAGGTGCAGAGCGTCCTGATTATATGGATGCGTGCGGGCCAATTCTTCGTTAACGTCGATGCCCAGACCGGGCGTCTCCGGCGGCGTGACAAAGCCGCCTTCGACCCGGATTGCGCCTTTGATCAGCGCGTCATGGAAGGGCGTTTCGATACACTCCGCCATCAGCACATTGGGAATGGACGCCGCCAGATGGATGTTGGCGGCCCATTCAACCGGCCCTGCATAAAGATGCGGTGCCATTTGTGCATTATAGACCTCCGCCATGGCGGCGACCTTTTTCATCTCCCAGATGCCGCCCGCACGCCCCAATGCGGGTTGCAGGATCGTCGCCGCACCCGCGCGCAGCACAGGGGCGAACTCGGCCTTGGTCGTCAGCCTTTCGCCGGTCGCCACGGGAATTCGGACAGCGCGCGCAACTTTCGCCATCTCCTCAACAGCGTCAGGCGGTATCGGCTCTTCAAACCACAGCGGGCTATAGGGTTCCAGCGCCTGACCCAGACGGATCGCCCCGGCGGTGCTGAACTGACCATGGGTGCCAAAAAGCAGGTCCGCCCGGTCGCCCACAGCGTCACGAATGGCTTTGCAAAAGGCCACGGACAGCGCGATATCGCGCATCGAAGGCATGTGCCCGCCGCGCATCGTGTAGGGGCCTGCAGGGTCGAATTTGAGCGCGGTGTAACCTTTCTCAACCATCGCAACGGCGGTTTCAGCGGCCATTTCCGGAGAGCTCCAGAAAGCTGACGGATCATGATGCGCCAGCGGATAAAGATAGGTG contains:
- a CDS encoding mandelate racemase/muconate lactonizing enzyme family protein, which gives rise to MKLKDLDVIVTAPPAPGWGGRYWILVKVTTDNGITGWGECYASSVGPVAMRAVIEDVFARHMAGENPENIELMFRRAYSSGFTQRPDLTVIGAFSGLEIACWDILGKARERPVYALLGGRMNDRIRAYTYLYPLAHHDPSAFWSSPEMAAETAVAMVEKGYTALKFDPAGPYTMRGGHMPSMRDIALSVAFCKAIRDAVGDRADLLFGTHGQFSTAGAIRLGQALEPYSPLWFEEPIPPDAVEEMAKVARAVRIPVATGERLTTKAEFAPVLRAGAATILQPALGRAGGIWEMKKVAAMAEVYNAQMAPHLYAGPVEWAANIHLAASIPNVLMAECIETPFHDALIKGAIRVEGGFVTPPETPGLGIDVNEELARTHPYNQDALHLEMREAPCDYVNGNNFQGGAPTPDGKMD